Below is a window of Rhizobium jaguaris DNA.
GCGCGAACGCAACGTCTTCATCGAGCAGTCCCGCGAATCCGGCAAGCCGGACAACATCATCGAAAAGATGGTGGAAGGCCGCATGCGCAAGTTCTTCGAGGAAGTCGCTCTTCTCTCGCAGGCTTTCGTCATCAACCCGGACCTGACCGTCGCTGCTGCCATCAAGGAAGCTGAAAAGACCGCCGGCGCGCCGATCGAAATCACCGGCATGGCCCGTCTGCTTCTCGGTGAAGGCATCGAGAAGGAAGAGACCGACTTCGCTGCCGAAGTCGCCGCTGTTGCCAAGGGCTGATAGGCGAAATCATTTCGCCTGTTGACGAAACGAAACCATACCCCAGATAGGTGAAACCATATCAGGGGAAACCCGTGGGCATCGCGTGACAACGCGGTGCCCTTCGTGTATCCGGCATTCACAATTAATCCCCCCGCGATCACTTCAAGGAGCCACGATGTCCCAGCCGATCTACAAGCGCGTATTGCTCAAGGCCTCCGGCGAAGCTCTGATGGGCAGCCAAGGGTTCGGTATCGACGTTACCGTCGCTGACCGGATTGCATCCGATATTGCTGAAGCGCGCGAGATGGGTGTCGAAGTCGGCGTCGTCGTCGGCGGTGGCAATATTTTCCGCGGCGTCGCCGTGGCCTCCAAGGGAGGAGACCGCGTGACCGGCGACCATATGGGCATGCTCGGGACCATCATCAACGCGCTGGCATTGGCCACCTCGCTGCGCAAGCTGGACATCGATACGGTGGTACTCTCCGCCATTTCCATGCCGGAAATCTGCGAAAGTTTTTCGCAGCGCGCCACGCTCTATCATCTCTCGCTTGGCCGTGTGGTGATCTTTGCCGGTGGCACCGGCAATCCCTTTTTCACCACCGATTCCGCGGCAGCGCTGCGCGCCGCCGAAATGGGCGCCGAGGCAATCTTCAAGGGCACGCAGGTCGATGGCATCTATTCCGCCGATCCGAAGAAGTTCCCGGATGCTGAGCGCTTCGAGCATCTGACCCATAGTCAGGTGCTGGAAAAGGGGCTCGCCGTCATGGATGTGGCGGCTGTGGCACTGGCGCGGGAAAATTCAATTCCGATCATCGTCTTTTCAATTCATGAAAAAGGCGGCTTCGCGGAAATCTTGACCGGCGGCGGCCACAAGACCATCGTATCAGACAACTGACGTTCCGGTGGCACCGGCTCCGCCCGGCGCCGCCTACTACATGGGAGTTTAAACATATGAGTGAAGGCACCGACCTCAAGGAACTGAAGCGCCGCATGGATGGCGCCATTGCGGCATTCAAGAGCGATATCGCCTCGCTGCGCACGGGGCGCGCATCCGCCAACATTCTCGACCCGGTCACGGTAGAAGCCTATGGTTCGCGCATGCCGCTGAACCAAGTCGCCAACATCACCGTGCCCGAGCCCCGCATGCTGACCGTCTCCGTCTGGGACAAGGCGATGGTGGGCGCCGTCGAGCGGTCGATCCGCGAATCCAATCTCGGCCTCAACCCGATCGTCGATGGACAAAATCTGCGCATTCCGTTGCCGGAACTCAACGAAGAGCGCCGTCGTTCGCTGGTCAAGGTCGCCCATGAATATGCCGAGAAGGCGAAGGTGGCGATTCGCCATGTCCGCCGTGACGGCATGGATGGTCTCAAAAAGGCCGAAAAGGACGGTGTAATCGGTCAGGACGAAAGCCGTGCCCAGTCCGAGCGTGTGCAGAAGATGACGGACGATACGATTTCGGACATCGACCGCTTGCTAGCCGAGAAAGAAAAGGAAATCATGCAGGTCTGATTGCATGCTAGAGCATCCCGCTTTCGGTCAGGAGACATTGAAAGCGGCGAGGGTGCGCTAGATTTATAAGCCTAGAGCATTTCCTGCCGAACGAAACCGGATCCATATGTCAGCTCCCACCTTCTCTGCCATACCCCATCACGTTGCCATCATCATGGATGGCAATGGGCGCTGGGCCAATGCGCGCGGTCTGCCGCGCACCATGGGTCACCGTAAGGGCGTAGAGGCGGTGCGGGAGACGGTGAGAGCCGCCGGTGATGTCGGTGTAAAATACTTGACGCTCTTTGCATTCTCCTCGGAGAACTGGCGCCGTCCCGAAACAGAGGTGAGCGATCTTCTTGGTCTGCTCAAAGCCTTCATCCGACGGGACCTTGCGGAATTGCATCGCCAGAACGTCCGCATTCGGGTGATTGGAGATCGCTACAATCTGCGCAGCGATATCCTGCCGTTGTTGATCGAGGCGGAAGAGACCACCAGGGACAATACTGCCCTGACGCTGGTCATTGCCTTCAATTATGGCTCACGCGACGAGATCGCTCGCGCCGTTGTCGGTCTCGCCAAGGACGTCGAAGCCGGGCGACTGCGCCCGCAGGATATCCACCCCGAATTGATCGATGCCCGGCTGGATACTGCCGGAATACCCGATCCCGATCTGATCATCAGGACCAGCGGTGAGGAGCGGCTGTCGAACTTTCTACTCTGGCAGGCCGCCTATTCGGAATTCATGTTCATGCCGGAATACTGGCCGGATTTCAGCCGCGATCTTTTCTTCTCCGCGCTGGAGAAGTACGCCGCGCGCGACCGGCGGTTTGGTGGCCTTTCAGCCAAGCAGGCCGCGGCCGTGGGGTCGTGATGAGTCGTGAGCTCAGGCTGCGCATCATTTCCGGCGTCATCCTCGCCGCGGTCGTTCTGGCTGCCACGTGGTATGGCGGCCTGAGCTTTCGCATCCTGGCGGCGGCGATAGGCCTGCTCGTCTATTATGAATGGTCGACGATAACGGATCTGCATGGCCGCGATCCCCAGGGCAATGCACTCGGCTGGTTGGGCCTGGTCCTGATAGCCGGCGCGACGCTGATGGAGGAATCGGTCTATTCCCTGGAAGTGTTGGTCGTCTTCGTTGCGATCACGGCCATCATGGTCACTATACGCCACAAAAGCTGGTGGCTGCCCGGCGGAATATTCTATGCGGGATTGACGGCCATAGCCCTCGCCGAGATCCGCGACGACGATCTGCGCGGCTTCGTGCTGATGCTGTTCATCTTCGCCACGGTTTGGGCGACGGATATTTTCGCCTATTTCGTCGGCCGTGCGATCGGAGGACCGAAGCTTGCCCCGCGCATATCGCCGGGGAAGACATGGTCGGGCGCGATCGGTGGTGCTATCGCCGCCGTTATCGCCGGCACGGCGGTCGTCTGGAGTTTTTTTTCTGCGGATGATTTATGGATTCCGGCGCTCGCGCTTGTGCTGTCAATCTGCAGTCAGATCGGTGATTTATTCGAGTCTTTCATCAAGCGCCGTTTCGGAGTCAAAGACTCCAGTCACCTGATTCCCGGCCATGGCGGCGTCATGGATCGGGTCGATGGACTAATTTTTGCTTGTTTTGCGGCGTTTTTGTTAGCTATCGTAATATCGCTGACAATGAGCGGCGAGACTATGTCATTGGGCGGCGTTCTGCTCGGTGTCTGAAATCAACGCGAACAGGATCGTTGCATGGGTAGCGCGGCAGGCATCATCGGCTTCTTGACGAACAACGTCATCACGTTTGTTTTCGTGCTGTCATTGCTCGTTTTTGTGCATGAGATGGGTCATTATTTGGTCGGGCGCTGGTCCGGCATCCGTATCATGGCATTTTCGCTCGGTTTTGGTCCGGAAATCGCCGGCTTTACCGATCGCCACGGCACCCGCTGGAAGCTGTCGATCATCCCCCTTGGCGGCTATGTCCGTTTCTTCGGCGACGAGGACGCATCGAGCAAGACCGATGTCGACCAACTCTCAGCCATGACGGAGGAGGAGCGCGCCCGGTCCTTTGCCGGCGCCAAGCTCTGGAAGCGGGCGGCAACCGTCGCGGCCGGTCCGATCGCCAATTTTATTCTCGCCATCGCAATCTTCGCCGTGCTCTTCAGTGTCTATGGCCGCACCGTCGCCGATCCGGTTGTCGCCATGGTCACGCGCGGAGGTGCAGCCGCTGAAGCGGGGATTGAACCCGGCGACCGTCTCGTCGCCATCGACGGCACGAAGGTGACGACTTTCGACGAGGTGCAGCGCTATGTCGGCCTGCGCCCCGGCCGCAATATTGTGCTGACCGTCGAACGCGACGGTCAGAAGCGAGAATTCGGGATCGTGCCGAAACTCGTGGAAGACACTGATCAGTTCGGCAACAAAATGGAGATGGGCCGCATCGGCA
It encodes the following:
- the frr gene encoding ribosome recycling factor; amino-acid sequence: MSEGTDLKELKRRMDGAIAAFKSDIASLRTGRASANILDPVTVEAYGSRMPLNQVANITVPEPRMLTVSVWDKAMVGAVERSIRESNLGLNPIVDGQNLRIPLPELNEERRRSLVKVAHEYAEKAKVAIRHVRRDGMDGLKKAEKDGVIGQDESRAQSERVQKMTDDTISDIDRLLAEKEKEIMQV
- the pyrH gene encoding UMP kinase: MSQPIYKRVLLKASGEALMGSQGFGIDVTVADRIASDIAEAREMGVEVGVVVGGGNIFRGVAVASKGGDRVTGDHMGMLGTIINALALATSLRKLDIDTVVLSAISMPEICESFSQRATLYHLSLGRVVIFAGGTGNPFFTTDSAAALRAAEMGAEAIFKGTQVDGIYSADPKKFPDAERFEHLTHSQVLEKGLAVMDVAAVALARENSIPIIVFSIHEKGGFAEILTGGGHKTIVSDN
- a CDS encoding isoprenyl transferase codes for the protein MSAPTFSAIPHHVAIIMDGNGRWANARGLPRTMGHRKGVEAVRETVRAAGDVGVKYLTLFAFSSENWRRPETEVSDLLGLLKAFIRRDLAELHRQNVRIRVIGDRYNLRSDILPLLIEAEETTRDNTALTLVIAFNYGSRDEIARAVVGLAKDVEAGRLRPQDIHPELIDARLDTAGIPDPDLIIRTSGEERLSNFLLWQAAYSEFMFMPEYWPDFSRDLFFSALEKYAARDRRFGGLSAKQAAAVGS
- a CDS encoding phosphatidate cytidylyltransferase, with amino-acid sequence MSRELRLRIISGVILAAVVLAATWYGGLSFRILAAAIGLLVYYEWSTITDLHGRDPQGNALGWLGLVLIAGATLMEESVYSLEVLVVFVAITAIMVTIRHKSWWLPGGIFYAGLTAIALAEIRDDDLRGFVLMLFIFATVWATDIFAYFVGRAIGGPKLAPRISPGKTWSGAIGGAIAAVIAGTAVVWSFFSADDLWIPALALVLSICSQIGDLFESFIKRRFGVKDSSHLIPGHGGVMDRVDGLIFACFAAFLLAIVISLTMSGETMSLGGVLLGV